One part of the Salinivirga cyanobacteriivorans genome encodes these proteins:
- the metF gene encoding methylenetetrahydrofolate reductase [NAD(P)H] encodes MKIINLFEKQKRIFSFEFFPPKDYLTAVKFGINAGQLMNLNPSFVSVTYGAGGSSHNHTFDLVNFFQNELDFTCMAHYTVIGATKEKIRADMQALQDMGVRNVMLLRGDPPKGSKTFPENPHGFNHASELISFVKQNFDFCIGAAAYPEKHIEAASMDEDLDNLQKKVDAGADFLITQMFFDNHFYWEFMDKVLKRGLKTRVIPGIIPITSFTQIKRFAEISGAKIPDRIAQVMEEIKSHPEKVYKEGLNIAKQQSVLLLEKGAPGIHVFTLNKSRAAIDLYNHIPEIYK; translated from the coding sequence ATGAAGATAATTAATCTGTTTGAGAAGCAAAAACGTATATTTTCCTTTGAGTTTTTTCCGCCAAAAGACTATCTAACGGCGGTAAAATTTGGTATAAACGCCGGCCAGCTTATGAACCTTAATCCCTCATTTGTATCTGTAACCTATGGGGCAGGTGGTTCTTCGCATAATCATACATTCGATTTAGTTAATTTTTTTCAGAATGAGCTGGATTTTACCTGCATGGCGCATTATACCGTAATTGGTGCTACTAAAGAGAAAATTAGAGCCGATATGCAAGCCCTGCAGGATATGGGTGTGAGAAATGTTATGCTTTTACGCGGTGATCCTCCAAAAGGGAGTAAAACTTTTCCCGAGAATCCCCATGGTTTTAATCATGCCTCTGAATTGATAAGTTTTGTAAAACAAAATTTTGATTTCTGTATTGGTGCGGCAGCCTACCCCGAAAAGCATATTGAAGCTGCCAGTATGGATGAAGACCTTGATAATTTACAAAAAAAGGTTGATGCGGGAGCCGATTTTCTGATTACACAAATGTTTTTCGATAATCATTTTTATTGGGAGTTCATGGACAAGGTGCTCAAAAGAGGTTTAAAAACACGCGTTATTCCCGGCATTATCCCCATTACAAGTTTTACTCAAATAAAACGTTTTGCTGAGATCAGCGGTGCAAAAATTCCCGATAGAATAGCCCAGGTAATGGAAGAAATTAAAAGCCATCCTGAAAAAGTTTATAAAGAGGGGTTAAACATTGCAAAGCAACAAAGCGTTCTGCTTTTGGAAAAAGGAGCACCGGGTATACACGTGTTCACTTTGAACAAGTCAAGAGCCGCCATAGATTTATACAATCATATTCCGGAAATTTACAAGTAG
- the ahcY gene encoding adenosylhomocysteinase: MSNLEPINADLKYKVKDIGLAAEGRMQIELAEHEMPGMIELREKFGNDKPLKGARIMGSLHMTVQTAVLIETLTALGADVRWASCNIYSTQDEAAAAIAQTGVPVFAWKGETLDEYWWCTAQALTFPGGKGPNLVVDDGGDASLMIMKGADAEKDPSTLDYTPEAGDEVALVNRLKAMVAENKSFFTEMLKDFKGASEETTTGVHRLYQRENEGTLMFPAINVNDSVTKSKFDNTYGNRESLIDGIKRATDVMIAGKTSVVCGFGGVGKGCAEGLAAYGSKISVTEVDPICALQAAMEGYEVKTVEDMLPTADIYVTATGNKAVITVEHMENMKDKAIVCNIGHFDNEIEVEKLEARKDVKKRNIKPQVDEYIFPDGHSIILLAGGRLVNLGCATGHSSFVMSNSFANQVMAQIELWQKDHENKVYRLPKKLDEEVAKAHLKHLGVKLTELKGDQADYIGVPQDGPYKPDHYRY; encoded by the coding sequence ATGAGTAACCTTGAACCTATTAACGCCGATCTTAAATACAAAGTAAAAGATATAGGATTAGCGGCAGAGGGACGTATGCAAATTGAGCTTGCCGAGCACGAAATGCCGGGTATGATAGAGCTTAGAGAGAAGTTTGGTAATGATAAACCTTTGAAAGGTGCCCGTATTATGGGTTCATTACACATGACAGTGCAAACTGCCGTATTAATTGAAACACTTACGGCACTTGGTGCAGATGTGCGCTGGGCAAGTTGTAACATTTACAGTACACAGGATGAGGCTGCTGCAGCCATTGCACAAACAGGTGTGCCTGTATTTGCATGGAAAGGTGAAACACTTGATGAGTACTGGTGGTGTACAGCACAAGCATTGACATTCCCCGGAGGTAAAGGGCCCAACCTTGTGGTAGACGATGGTGGCGATGCTTCTTTGATGATTATGAAAGGTGCTGATGCCGAAAAAGACCCATCAACACTAGACTATACACCGGAGGCAGGCGATGAAGTTGCCTTAGTGAATCGCTTAAAAGCAATGGTAGCTGAAAATAAATCTTTCTTTACTGAAATGCTGAAAGACTTTAAAGGTGCTTCAGAAGAGACTACGACAGGTGTGCATCGTCTGTATCAGCGTGAGAACGAAGGTACACTCATGTTCCCTGCTATCAATGTAAATGACTCAGTAACCAAGTCGAAATTCGATAACACTTACGGTAACCGTGAATCATTGATCGATGGTATCAAGCGCGCTACCGATGTAATGATTGCAGGTAAAACTTCTGTAGTTTGCGGTTTTGGAGGTGTTGGTAAAGGCTGTGCAGAAGGCTTAGCTGCTTACGGATCGAAAATTTCAGTTACTGAAGTTGACCCGATTTGTGCATTACAGGCCGCAATGGAAGGTTACGAAGTGAAAACCGTTGAGGATATGCTTCCAACAGCCGATATTTATGTTACAGCAACAGGAAACAAAGCAGTAATTACAGTAGAGCACATGGAAAATATGAAAGATAAAGCCATTGTGTGTAATATCGGTCACTTCGATAACGAAATTGAAGTAGAAAAACTTGAGGCACGTAAAGACGTGAAAAAACGTAATATTAAACCTCAGGTAGATGAATATATTTTCCCCGACGGACACTCAATTATTCTGCTTGCCGGCGGTCGTTTGGTGAACCTTGGTTGTGCAACTGGTCACAGCTCATTTGTAATGAGTAACTCTTTTGCAAACCAGGTGATGGCCCAAATTGAATTATGGCAAAAAGATCATGAAAATAAAGTATATCGTCTGCCTAAAAAGCTTGATGAAGAAGTAGCCAAAGCACACCTGAAACATTTGGGCGTGAAACTTACAGAACTCAAAGGAGATCAGGCTGATTACATAGGGGTACCACAAGACGGACCTTACAAACCTGATCATTACCGATATTAA
- the metK gene encoding methionine adenosyltransferase has protein sequence MPYLFTSESVSEGHPDKVADQISDAILDEILKQDPNSKCACETFVTTGLVMVGGEVKTEAYVDVQEIARDVVRRIGYTKPDYRFDADSCGVISSIHEQSPDINQGVDRDKEEEQGAGDQGMMFGFATNETDQYMPLPVDIAHRLVEELADIRRHCGKMPYLRPDSKSQVTFRYDDDGKPLGIDTIVVSTQHDEFVKADANTPEAQKRADNQMLSRIETDIRNILIPQVAKTYPPEIQKYFETDFRLLVNPTGKFVIGGPHGDTGLTGRKIIVDTYGGRGAHGGGAFSGKDASKVDRSAAYAARHIAKNIVAAGVAEEALVQLAYAIGVAEPVGVYVDLKRSKVDMNNAEAAEKIKAIFDLRPHAIIKRFGLKHPIFEETAAYGHMGRTPGKKVVRINGHKEEIETFTWEKLDYVDEIKKAFNL, from the coding sequence ATGCCTTATTTATTTACATCTGAGTCCGTGTCAGAAGGACACCCCGACAAAGTGGCCGATCAGATATCTGATGCCATTCTGGATGAGATTTTAAAACAAGACCCCAATTCAAAATGTGCATGTGAGACATTTGTAACCACAGGTTTAGTGATGGTTGGGGGAGAAGTGAAAACTGAAGCTTATGTGGATGTACAGGAAATAGCAAGAGATGTGGTACGCCGCATTGGTTATACAAAACCTGATTACCGGTTCGATGCCGATTCTTGTGGAGTTATTTCTTCTATTCATGAACAATCACCAGATATTAATCAGGGTGTTGATCGCGATAAAGAAGAGGAGCAGGGTGCCGGAGACCAGGGAATGATGTTTGGCTTTGCTACAAACGAAACAGACCAATACATGCCTTTACCGGTCGATATTGCCCACCGTTTGGTAGAAGAGTTGGCCGATATTCGCCGGCATTGTGGCAAGATGCCTTATCTGCGCCCCGATTCAAAATCGCAGGTAACCTTCAGGTACGATGATGATGGTAAACCACTGGGCATCGATACAATTGTGGTTTCTACACAGCATGACGAATTTGTAAAAGCCGACGCCAATACACCAGAGGCTCAGAAAAGAGCCGATAATCAAATGCTTTCGCGCATTGAAACAGATATTCGCAATATTCTGATTCCTCAGGTTGCCAAAACATATCCACCTGAAATCCAAAAGTATTTTGAAACCGATTTCCGTTTGTTAGTGAACCCAACAGGTAAATTTGTAATTGGTGGACCACATGGCGATACCGGTCTAACCGGACGTAAAATTATAGTTGATACTTATGGTGGCCGTGGTGCACATGGAGGTGGCGCTTTTTCAGGTAAAGATGCCTCGAAAGTAGACCGTTCTGCAGCTTATGCAGCCCGTCATATTGCCAAAAATATTGTAGCTGCAGGCGTGGCAGAAGAAGCACTTGTGCAATTGGCCTATGCTATTGGCGTAGCCGAACCTGTGGGTGTTTATGTCGATCTGAAACGATCAAAAGTTGATATGAATAATGCTGAAGCTGCCGAGAAAATTAAAGCAATATTTGACTTGCGGCCTCATGCTATTATTAAGCGTTTTGGACTGAAGCACCCAATTTTTGAAGAGACAGCTGCCTACGGACACATGGGTAGAACACCCGGGAAAAAAGTTGTACGTATCAATGGTCATAAAGAAGAGATTGAAACATTTACCTGGGAGAAGCTTGACTATGTAGATGAAATTAAAAAGGCTTTTAATTTGTAA
- a CDS encoding cation:proton antiporter: MSEEIITGLAIIVILGISAQWVAWRLRLPSILLLLLFGFLAGPVFGILDPDAVMGQSLLPVVTMSVAVILFEGGLSLRVKELKSVGGTVLKLISLGVFITWILTSLAAFYILELNLRISILLGAVLVVTGPTVINPLLAHIRPKGNVGKVLKWEGIIIDPVGALLAVLVFEALLVEKLEQASSLIALGIFKTIIFGGGIGIGLALLLVYLLKRYWIPDFLQETVTFMLVIAAFILSNQFQEESGLFAATVMGIVLDNQKIVTIKNIVEFKENLVVLIISSLFILLAARLDLESFTTLNWHTIIFVTALILIIRPLSVFLSAIGSGLNLREKLFLSWMAPRGIVAAAVASVFAFKLAENGFQQTERIVPITFIVIVSTVTIYGLTATWVAKKLKVAQTDPQGILFIGAFKWVRELAATIKEQGFNVALIDTSPLNVQRAQKLSLSAYHGNVLSEAIADEIELDGIGKLIALTPNDEVNSLAALHFSETFDSEHLFQLQPNLNEGKGYNAHTPKHLRGRFAFSNDFYYQTIAEFSKKKFKLKTLEVSDKTDYDDLILEYKGNIAPLFIIDKEHRLKVFTEDLDWEPIEGEKLIAMVKS, translated from the coding sequence ATGTCAGAGGAAATAATTACAGGGTTAGCAATAATTGTAATATTAGGTATCAGTGCTCAGTGGGTCGCATGGCGACTCAGATTGCCGTCGATTTTGCTACTTTTGCTCTTTGGGTTTCTTGCCGGGCCTGTTTTTGGTATCCTGGATCCTGATGCAGTAATGGGCCAATCACTGCTACCTGTAGTGACCATGTCGGTTGCAGTTATACTTTTCGAGGGAGGCTTATCTTTAAGGGTAAAAGAATTAAAATCTGTAGGCGGTACAGTTTTAAAGCTCATTTCACTTGGTGTTTTCATTACATGGATACTTACAAGCCTTGCAGCCTTTTATATTCTTGAATTAAATTTACGAATCTCTATTCTGCTTGGTGCTGTTTTGGTTGTAACAGGGCCTACAGTAATAAATCCGCTCCTGGCACATATCAGACCGAAAGGAAATGTGGGGAAAGTGCTCAAATGGGAAGGTATTATAATCGATCCGGTAGGTGCACTGCTTGCTGTTTTGGTATTTGAAGCATTATTGGTAGAAAAACTCGAACAGGCTTCATCGTTAATTGCCCTGGGCATTTTCAAGACTATAATTTTTGGAGGTGGAATAGGTATAGGTCTGGCACTGCTGCTGGTTTACCTGCTTAAACGTTATTGGATACCCGACTTCTTACAGGAGACAGTGACTTTTATGCTTGTGATAGCAGCCTTTATTTTATCGAATCAGTTTCAGGAGGAATCAGGTTTATTTGCTGCTACCGTTATGGGGATTGTACTTGATAATCAGAAAATTGTCACCATAAAAAACATTGTTGAGTTTAAGGAGAATCTCGTTGTACTTATCATAAGCAGTTTATTTATTTTGCTTGCAGCCAGACTTGATTTGGAAAGTTTCACCACGCTCAACTGGCATACAATTATATTTGTGACTGCCCTGATATTAATCATACGACCTTTATCGGTGTTTTTATCAGCTATAGGTTCTGGCTTAAACCTGCGCGAAAAGCTTTTTCTTTCGTGGATGGCCCCACGAGGAATTGTTGCAGCTGCTGTAGCTTCTGTATTTGCCTTTAAGTTAGCCGAAAACGGATTTCAGCAAACTGAACGTATCGTGCCCATTACATTTATAGTAATTGTTTCTACCGTGACCATTTATGGACTAACGGCCACCTGGGTAGCAAAAAAACTTAAAGTAGCACAAACTGACCCACAGGGCATATTGTTCATCGGAGCATTTAAATGGGTGCGGGAACTGGCTGCGACTATTAAAGAGCAAGGCTTTAATGTCGCTTTAATTGACACATCGCCGCTAAACGTACAAAGAGCCCAAAAGCTGAGCTTAAGTGCTTACCACGGGAATGTACTCTCGGAGGCAATAGCCGATGAGATAGAGCTTGATGGCATTGGTAAACTTATTGCACTTACACCCAACGATGAAGTAAACTCCCTGGCAGCATTGCATTTTAGCGAAACCTTTGATTCTGAGCACTTATTTCAACTGCAACCCAACTTAAACGAAGGAAAAGGATACAATGCACACACCCCAAAACATCTTCGCGGCCGCTTTGCTTTTAGTAACGACTTTTATTACCAAACAATAGCTGAATTTTCGAAGAAAAAATTTAAACTCAAAACACTTGAGGTGTCAGACAAAACAGATTACGATGATCTAATTTTGGAATATAAAGGCAATATTGCACCACTTTTCATAATTGATAAAGAACACAGACTAAAAGTTTTTACAGAAGATTTGGATTGGGAACCAATAGAAGGCGAAAAGCTAATTGCAATGGTTAAGTCGTAA
- a CDS encoding Lrp/AsnC family transcriptional regulator, with translation MKLDATDRKILAILQENARITTKELASQLHLSNTPVYERVKKLEKAGIIEKYTAKLNASKVGRSMTSFIMVSLQSHTKRVVEEFQKEAMSLPEVMEFYYISGNYDALLKVMVADMSEFKVFLEEKLASVEHITQFHSIFVISGDKKDGFEVMEK, from the coding sequence ATGAAATTAGATGCCACAGATCGTAAAATTCTGGCCATTTTACAGGAAAATGCGCGTATAACTACAAAGGAGCTGGCCTCACAACTTCATCTGTCTAATACACCTGTTTATGAGCGTGTAAAAAAACTTGAGAAAGCCGGTATTATTGAAAAATATACAGCTAAACTTAATGCCTCAAAAGTAGGCCGGAGCATGACCAGTTTTATTATGGTTTCGCTTCAGAGTCATACAAAACGGGTTGTGGAGGAATTTCAGAAGGAGGCAATGTCTTTGCCCGAAGTGATGGAGTTTTATTACATTTCGGGTAACTACGATGCTTTGCTTAAAGTTATGGTTGCAGATATGAGTGAGTTCAAGGTGTTTTTAGAAGAGAAGCTGGCCAGCGTTGAGCATATCACACAGTTTCACAGTATATTTGTAATTTCGGGCGATAAAAAAGATGGTTTTGAAGTAATGGAAAAATAG
- a CDS encoding queuosine precursor transporter has translation MNELFWLAMLLANFLLILLAYRIFGKMGLFIWVPIAAIIANIQVIQGVELFGFAATLGNIVYASSFLVTDILSENYGKKEANKAIWIGFFSLVAMTLLMNLALLFEPLQDDFSRSVHESTANIFSFMPRIVIASFLAYLVSQKHDIWAYHLWKKRFKGRKNIWLRNNLSTMVSQLIDSVIFTLIAFLGVYETNVLIEIVLTTYVLKWIVAAADTPFVYIANRMQHKNVVK, from the coding sequence ATGAATGAGTTATTCTGGCTGGCCATGCTGCTAGCCAATTTTTTATTGATATTACTGGCATACCGCATATTTGGTAAAATGGGCCTGTTTATTTGGGTCCCCATAGCGGCTATTATTGCAAATATTCAGGTTATACAGGGTGTGGAGCTATTTGGTTTCGCAGCTACATTGGGCAATATTGTTTATGCCTCTTCATTTTTGGTAACTGATATTCTTTCAGAAAATTATGGTAAAAAAGAAGCCAACAAAGCCATTTGGATTGGTTTTTTTAGTCTTGTGGCTATGACCTTATTAATGAACCTTGCTTTACTTTTTGAGCCATTACAGGATGATTTCTCCCGTTCAGTGCATGAGAGTACGGCCAATATTTTCAGCTTCATGCCACGTATTGTAATAGCCAGCTTTTTAGCCTACCTCGTTTCTCAAAAGCACGATATTTGGGCCTACCACCTTTGGAAAAAACGATTTAAAGGTCGTAAAAATATTTGGCTGCGTAATAACTTAAGTACAATGGTATCGCAGCTTATCGATAGTGTTATTTTTACCCTGATTGCATTTCTTGGTGTCTATGAAACAAATGTACTGATCGAAATTGTACTGACCACCTATGTTCTGAAATGGATTGTTGCCGCCGCTGACACACCATTTGTATATATTGCTAACAGGATGCAGCATAAAAATGTGGTTAAGTAA